A section of the Rhizobium sp. Pop5 genome encodes:
- the phnH gene encoding phosphonate C-P lyase system protein PhnH: protein MGLRTEALTGGFAEPVFHAQSVFKMLMDGMARPGTIQTVQPDVAPPVPLGIAAGAIALTLCDHDTPVWLSQGLTKSAVPEWLGFHTGAPLTTEKAEARFAFTETGTALCPFGLFASGTQEYPDRSTTLIIELAELDGGRGLALIGPGIQSVTEIAPVGLPETFLRLWTENRALFPRGIDIVLTSGERFLCLPRTTKITATEI, encoded by the coding sequence ATGGGTCTCAGGACAGAAGCCCTGACCGGCGGCTTTGCGGAGCCGGTCTTCCATGCCCAGAGCGTCTTCAAGATGCTGATGGACGGCATGGCCCGTCCCGGTACAATCCAGACCGTTCAGCCCGATGTCGCGCCGCCAGTGCCGCTCGGCATTGCCGCCGGCGCGATCGCGCTCACACTTTGCGACCACGACACGCCAGTCTGGCTTTCCCAGGGGCTGACAAAATCCGCCGTGCCGGAGTGGCTCGGCTTCCACACCGGCGCGCCGCTGACCACGGAGAAGGCCGAGGCGCGCTTCGCCTTTACGGAAACCGGCACTGCGCTTTGCCCCTTCGGCCTCTTTGCCTCAGGCACGCAGGAATATCCCGACCGCTCGACGACGCTCATCATCGAACTCGCCGAGCTCGACGGCGGGCGCGGGCTGGCGCTGATCGGTCCCGGCATCCAGAGCGTGACCGAGATCGCGCCGGTCGGCCTGCCGGAGACCTTCCTGCGGCTCTGGACCGAGAACCGCGCGCTGTTTCCGCGTGGCATCGACATCGTGCTGACATCGGGCGAACGTTTCCTCTGCCTGCCGCGCACCACCAAGATCACAGCAACGGAGATCTGA
- the phnG gene encoding phosphonate C-P lyase system protein PhnG has translation MISADRNDAASQTESGRKRAADLLARAERSELSAVWDALPEKPAAHPVRGPETGLVMVRGRIGGGGAPFNLGEVTVTRATVRLESGSIGHAQALGTDREKARLAAIFDALWQEEATKDFVEQALLSPIAQRIAAADRRKADETAATRVDFFTMVRGDN, from the coding sequence ATGATATCAGCGGACAGGAATGACGCTGCGTCACAGACGGAATCCGGGCGCAAACGCGCCGCCGATCTGCTGGCGCGGGCGGAACGGAGCGAACTCTCGGCGGTCTGGGATGCATTGCCGGAAAAGCCCGCGGCACATCCGGTCCGCGGGCCGGAGACCGGTCTGGTGATGGTGCGCGGCCGCATCGGCGGTGGTGGGGCTCCCTTCAATCTCGGAGAAGTGACGGTGACGCGCGCCACGGTGCGGCTCGAGTCAGGCTCCATCGGCCATGCGCAGGCGCTCGGTACGGATCGTGAGAAGGCGCGGCTCGCGGCGATCTTCGATGCGCTCTGGCAGGAGGAAGCGACGAAGGACTTCGTCGAGCAGGCGCTGCTTTCGCCAATCGCCCAACGCATCGCCGCCGCCGACCGCCGCAAGGCGGACGAGACGGCCGCGACGCGGGTCGATTTCTTCACCATGGTGCGGGGAGACAACTGA
- the phnF gene encoding phosphonate metabolism transcriptional regulator PhnF — MAGLKQVQRQTGVALWRQIADRIREGISAGAYDETGMVPPETVLALQFGVNRHTVRSALAALAQEGIVRAVQGRGTLIERKERLNFPITRRTRFTAGIGDQAREMRSLLLDETEEEASAEVARWLGLKQGEQVIRLETLRHADRRPVSKATSWFPAARFTGIGEAYRKHESITKAFAELGLSDYVRATTEVTAAHAGTSDLADLGLTPGAILLIAKAMNTDLDGMPVQYSISRFAADRVQFTIES; from the coding sequence ATGGCAGGACTGAAGCAGGTGCAGAGGCAAACCGGCGTGGCGCTCTGGCGCCAGATCGCCGACCGGATTCGCGAGGGGATCAGCGCGGGAGCCTATGACGAAACGGGAATGGTGCCGCCGGAAACGGTTCTGGCGCTGCAGTTCGGCGTCAACAGGCATACGGTGCGCAGCGCGCTCGCAGCGCTGGCCCAGGAAGGCATCGTGCGTGCGGTACAAGGTCGCGGCACGCTGATCGAGCGCAAGGAGCGGCTGAATTTCCCGATCACCCGGCGCACGCGCTTCACCGCCGGCATCGGCGATCAGGCGCGCGAGATGCGAAGCCTTCTGCTCGACGAGACAGAGGAGGAGGCGAGCGCCGAGGTTGCCCGCTGGCTGGGCCTGAAACAGGGCGAGCAGGTGATCAGGTTGGAAACCTTGCGCCATGCCGACAGACGGCCGGTTTCAAAAGCGACAAGCTGGTTTCCCGCTGCACGATTCACTGGGATCGGCGAGGCCTACCGCAAGCACGAATCGATCACCAAGGCTTTCGCAGAACTCGGCCTGTCGGACTATGTCAGGGCCACGACCGAGGTGACGGCCGCCCATGCGGGCACATCAGATCTCGCTGATCTGGGACTCACCCCCGGCGCGATCCTGCTGATCGCCAAGGCGATGAATACCGATCTCGACGGCATGCCGGTGCAATATTCGATCAGCCGCTTTGCCGCCGACCGAGTGCAGTTCACCATCGAGAGCTGA
- a CDS encoding 2,3-bisphosphoglycerate-dependent phosphoglycerate mutase translates to MSGTLVLVRHGQSDWNLKNLFTGWKDPDLTELGIQEANAGGTALAEYGIKFDVAYTSALVRAQHTLKLILDKVGQPDLETIRDQALNERDYGDLSGLNKDDARAKWGEEQVHIWRRSYDVPPPGGESLRDTGARVWPYYLTEILPRVLRGEKVLVAAHGNSLRSLVMVLDKLSKEGILALNLATGVPMVYKLNADSTVASKEVLGDMSGAH, encoded by the coding sequence ATGAGCGGTACCCTCGTCCTCGTTCGCCACGGCCAGAGCGATTGGAACCTGAAGAATCTCTTCACCGGCTGGAAGGATCCCGATCTGACCGAGCTCGGCATCCAGGAAGCCAATGCCGGCGGCACCGCACTTGCCGAATACGGGATCAAATTCGACGTCGCCTATACCTCGGCGCTGGTGCGCGCGCAGCACACGCTAAAACTCATCCTCGACAAGGTCGGCCAGCCTGATCTCGAGACGATCCGCGACCAGGCGCTGAACGAACGCGACTACGGCGACCTTTCCGGCCTCAACAAGGACGATGCGCGCGCAAAATGGGGCGAGGAACAGGTGCATATCTGGCGCCGTTCCTATGACGTGCCGCCTCCGGGTGGTGAAAGCCTGCGCGACACCGGCGCCCGCGTCTGGCCCTACTATCTCACCGAGATCCTGCCGCGCGTGCTGCGTGGCGAAAAGGTGCTGGTCGCCGCCCACGGCAATTCGCTGCGCTCGCTGGTCATGGTGCTCGACAAGCTGAGCAAAGAAGGCATCCTCGCCCTCAACCTCGCGACCGGCGTTCCGATGGTCTACAAGCTGAACGCGGATTCGACTGTAGCTTCCAAGGAAGTGCTCGGCGATATGTCGGGCGCACACTGA
- the dapB gene encoding 4-hydroxy-tetrahydrodipicolinate reductase, with protein sequence MSDAAMKLVVVGAAGRMGQTLIRLIHSIEGATLHAAVERPGSSFLGKDAGEIAGLGPNGIIIGDDPLQAFLHAEGVLDFTSPVATVEFSGLAAQARIVHVIGTTGCSADDDAKIAAAARHARIVKSGNMSLGVNLLSVLTQQAARALEPVDWDIEILEMHHKHKVDAPSGTALLLGEAAAKGRNIDLASKSVRVRDGHTGAREAGTIGFATLRGGSVIGEHSVLFAGEGEIVTLSHSAADRSIFARGAIKAALWARDKKPGLYSMLDVLGLSSQ encoded by the coding sequence ATGAGCGATGCTGCGATGAAACTGGTGGTGGTCGGCGCAGCAGGGCGCATGGGGCAGACGCTGATCCGGCTGATCCATTCCATCGAGGGCGCCACACTTCATGCCGCGGTCGAGCGTCCCGGCTCGTCCTTCCTGGGCAAGGATGCCGGCGAGATCGCCGGTCTCGGGCCGAACGGCATCATCATCGGCGACGATCCGCTCCAGGCCTTCCTGCATGCCGAGGGCGTGCTCGACTTCACCTCGCCCGTCGCAACAGTGGAATTCTCCGGCCTTGCCGCACAGGCCCGCATCGTCCATGTCATCGGGACGACCGGCTGCTCTGCAGACGACGATGCTAAGATCGCCGCGGCGGCCCGTCATGCCCGCATCGTCAAGTCGGGCAATATGAGCCTCGGCGTCAATCTGCTCAGCGTGCTGACCCAGCAGGCAGCGCGAGCGCTTGAGCCTGTTGATTGGGATATCGAGATCCTGGAAATGCACCACAAACACAAGGTGGACGCACCGTCCGGCACAGCGCTTCTCCTCGGCGAGGCCGCAGCCAAGGGCCGCAATATCGATCTCGCCTCGAAATCGGTCAGGGTCCGCGACGGCCATACCGGTGCCCGCGAAGCCGGTACGATCGGTTTTGCGACGTTGCGCGGCGGCTCCGTCATCGGCGAACATTCCGTGCTTTTTGCCGGCGAAGGTGAAATCGTCACTTTGTCGCACAGTGCTGCCGACCGCTCGATCTTCGCGCGCGGCGCCATCAAGGCGGCGCTTTGGGCGCGCGACAAGAAGCCGGGTCTCTATTCCATGCTCGACGTGCTCGGGCTTTCTTCCCAATAA
- a CDS encoding ABC transporter ATP-binding protein yields the protein MEAAESKKQSVNSDTVTGILKRIIAENGRDHLWGYVFAIACLVIVALSTAFTAWIMRSIIDEAFANRRADVVWIICLSIFIAFVLRGFASYGQAVALSRVGNDIVARYQRRLYAHLMTLSVGFFSEARSAHIAAQVSQNVSGVRDVLNLTITSTVRDLLTFVSLIGVMVLQDPLLSLAVFIMAPPLLYALRYVSKRLRSATREAVHLNSHVLGAMQETIQGIAIVKAFTMEEELERKVNKLIKAAESRANRIARLSERTSPLTESFAGFAVASVLAYAAYRSIYYNVPPGAFFSFVTALLLAYDPARRLARLQVQMERAVVNARMIYELLDMEPRQRDLPDARPLVVTQARIEFRNVSFAYGNDSVLSGVSFVAEGGATTALVGPSGAGKSTVISLIPRFYDPREGEILIDGQDIAHITKKSLRQQLAYVSQQPYLFEGTIRDNIRYGRPEATDAEVEEAARLAYAHDFISAQPQGYDTPVGENGVTLSGGQRQRLSIARALVRNAPILLLDEATSALDTESEAAVQKALDEAMTGRTVVVIAHRLSTVVRADKIVVMQQGRVVEEGNHETLAKVSDGLYARLNNLQRPSASDSN from the coding sequence TTGGAAGCTGCGGAAAGCAAAAAGCAGAGCGTCAACAGCGATACCGTGACCGGCATCCTGAAGCGCATCATCGCTGAAAACGGCCGCGACCACCTCTGGGGCTACGTCTTCGCGATCGCCTGCCTCGTGATCGTGGCGCTTTCGACGGCGTTCACGGCCTGGATCATGCGGTCGATCATCGACGAGGCTTTCGCCAACCGGCGCGCCGATGTCGTCTGGATCATCTGTCTTTCGATCTTTATCGCTTTCGTGCTGCGCGGTTTTGCGAGTTACGGCCAGGCGGTGGCGCTTTCCAGGGTCGGCAACGACATCGTCGCCCGATATCAGCGCCGCCTCTATGCGCATCTGATGACGCTTTCCGTCGGTTTCTTCAGCGAGGCCCGCTCGGCCCATATCGCCGCGCAGGTGAGCCAGAACGTCAGCGGCGTCCGAGACGTGCTCAACCTGACGATCACCTCGACCGTGCGCGATCTCCTGACCTTCGTTTCGCTGATCGGGGTGATGGTCCTCCAGGACCCGCTGCTCAGCCTTGCGGTTTTCATCATGGCGCCGCCGCTGCTCTATGCGCTGCGTTACGTTTCCAAGCGGTTGCGCTCGGCAACACGCGAGGCCGTGCATCTGAACAGCCACGTGCTGGGCGCCATGCAGGAAACGATCCAGGGTATTGCCATCGTGAAGGCCTTCACGATGGAAGAAGAGCTGGAGCGCAAGGTCAACAAGCTCATCAAGGCCGCCGAAAGCCGCGCGAACCGGATTGCCCGCCTTTCCGAACGGACTTCTCCGCTGACGGAGAGCTTCGCGGGGTTTGCCGTCGCCAGCGTGCTTGCCTATGCGGCTTACCGCTCGATCTACTACAATGTGCCGCCGGGCGCCTTCTTCTCCTTCGTGACCGCGCTGCTGCTCGCCTATGATCCGGCCCGCCGGCTTGCCCGCCTGCAGGTGCAGATGGAGCGCGCCGTCGTCAATGCCCGGATGATCTACGAACTGCTCGACATGGAGCCGCGCCAGCGCGACCTGCCGGATGCCCGGCCGCTTGTTGTGACGCAGGCACGGATCGAATTCCGCAACGTTTCCTTCGCCTATGGCAACGACAGCGTGCTGAGCGGCGTCAGTTTCGTTGCCGAGGGCGGGGCGACCACGGCGCTGGTCGGTCCCTCGGGTGCGGGCAAATCCACGGTCATCAGCCTTATCCCGCGCTTCTACGATCCGCGCGAAGGCGAAATCCTGATCGACGGCCAGGATATCGCCCACATTACCAAGAAGTCGCTGCGCCAGCAGCTCGCCTATGTCTCACAGCAGCCTTACCTGTTCGAAGGCACGATCCGCGACAATATCCGCTATGGCCGGCCGGAAGCGACCGATGCCGAGGTGGAAGAGGCGGCCCGACTTGCCTATGCGCATGATTTCATCTCAGCGCAGCCGCAGGGTTACGATACGCCGGTCGGCGAAAACGGCGTGACGCTTTCGGGCGGCCAGCGCCAGCGACTGTCGATCGCGCGCGCTTTGGTGCGCAACGCGCCGATCCTGCTTCTCGACGAGGCGACCTCCGCCCTCGACACCGAATCCGAAGCCGCCGTGCAGAAGGCATTGGACGAGGCGATGACCGGACGCACCGTCGTCGTGATCGCCCATCGGCTTTCGACCGTGGTGCGCGCCGACAAGATCGTTGTCATGCAGCAGGGCCGGGTCGTCGAGGAAGGCAATCACGAGACGCTTGCGAAGGTCAGCGACGGTCTTTACGCTCGCCTCAACAATCTGCAGAGGCCTTCGGCCTCCGATTCAAACTGA
- a CDS encoding glucokinase yields the protein MPKLNHSSAPLPFPILIGDIGGTNARFSILSDAYAEPKQFPNVRTADFATIDEAIQKGVLDKTAVQPRSAILAVAGPINDDEIPLTNCDWVVRPKTMIEGLGMEDVLVVNDFEAQALAIAALSDENRERIGDAAGDMIASRVVLGPGTGLGVGGLVHAQHSWIPVPGEGGHIDLGPRSKRDYDIFPHIETIEGRVSAEQILCGRGLVNLYNAICVVDGIQPTMKDPADITSHALAGSDKAAVETVSLFATYLGRVAGDLAMVFMARGGVYLSGGISQKIIPALKKPEFRLAFEDKAPHSALLRTIPTYVVTHPLAALAGLSSYARMPANFGVSTEGRRWRR from the coding sequence ATGCCAAAACTCAACCACAGCTCCGCGCCGCTGCCCTTCCCGATCCTGATCGGCGATATCGGCGGCACCAATGCCCGCTTTTCCATCCTGTCTGATGCCTATGCCGAGCCGAAGCAGTTTCCGAACGTACGCACGGCGGATTTCGCCACGATCGACGAAGCGATCCAAAAGGGCGTGCTCGACAAAACCGCGGTGCAGCCGCGCTCGGCGATCCTTGCCGTCGCCGGTCCGATCAACGACGACGAGATTCCGCTGACCAATTGCGATTGGGTGGTGCGACCAAAGACGATGATCGAAGGCCTCGGCATGGAGGATGTGCTCGTCGTCAATGATTTCGAGGCGCAGGCGCTGGCAATCGCCGCCCTTTCGGATGAAAATCGCGAACGCATCGGCGACGCCGCCGGCGACATGATCGCTTCCCGCGTCGTGCTCGGACCCGGCACCGGCCTCGGCGTCGGCGGGCTCGTGCATGCGCAGCATAGCTGGATCCCCGTTCCCGGCGAAGGCGGCCATATCGATCTCGGGCCGCGCAGCAAGCGCGACTATGACATCTTCCCGCATATCGAGACGATCGAAGGCCGCGTCTCGGCCGAACAGATCCTCTGCGGACGCGGCCTCGTCAACCTCTACAACGCCATCTGCGTCGTCGACGGCATTCAGCCGACGATGAAGGACCCGGCCGACATCACCTCGCATGCGCTTGCCGGCAGCGACAAGGCGGCTGTCGAAACCGTCTCGCTGTTTGCCACCTATCTCGGCCGTGTGGCCGGCGATTTGGCGATGGTGTTCATGGCGCGCGGCGGCGTCTATCTCTCCGGCGGCATCTCGCAGAAGATCATCCCGGCGCTGAAGAAGCCGGAATTCCGTCTGGCCTTCGAGGACAAGGCGCCGCATAGCGCGCTGCTACGCACCATACCGACCTATGTGGTGACGCATCCGCTCGCAGCCCTTGCCGGGCTTTCCTCCTATGCGCGCATGCCGGCGAATTTCGGCGTCTCGACGGAGGGCCGGCGCTGGCGGCGCTGA
- a CDS encoding methylglyoxal synthase, with amino-acid sequence MAGGKCLALIAHDQKKDDMAEFARANRDILSRWKIVATGTTGGRVLDAAPDLDVTRLKSGPLGGDQQIGALISTGEVDALIFFVDPLTPMPHDVDVKALMRLAIVYDIPMALNHATAIKLLPTLEA; translated from the coding sequence ATGGCCGGCGGTAAATGCCTTGCATTGATTGCGCATGACCAGAAAAAGGACGACATGGCGGAATTCGCCCGCGCCAACAGGGACATTCTTTCCCGTTGGAAGATCGTCGCCACCGGAACGACCGGCGGGCGGGTGCTCGACGCCGCTCCCGATCTCGACGTCACCAGGCTGAAAAGCGGGCCGCTCGGCGGCGACCAGCAGATCGGCGCGCTGATCTCGACCGGTGAGGTCGACGCCCTGATTTTCTTTGTCGACCCGCTGACGCCGATGCCGCATGATGTCGACGTGAAGGCGCTGATGCGGCTGGCGATCGTCTACGACATTCCGATGGCGCTCAACCACGCGACCGCCATAAAGCTCCTTCCCACACTCGAAGCCTGA
- the mepA gene encoding penicillin-insensitive murein endopeptidase, producing MAFGFAQAFKTFGRLALAGAIGASLAAGDVGAEQKTPSPGSAKGRFGAVGLPTQGPAQPIGFYAKGCMTGAVALPADGPTWQAMRLSRNRRWGNPAMITLLERLSQDGAQYAGWPGILVGDIAQPRGGPMFNGHASHQIGLDADVWFTPMPARRMTAEEREDLPFTTMLQKDKFLTVDPKVWTQSRARLLMLAASYPEVERIFVNPAIKKKMCDTWTGDRTNLGKLRPEYGHDSHFHIRIKCPPGAAGCTPQAPVAAGDGCDKSLAWWFTPAPWAPPKPPKPGAKPPKPPREMMVSDLPKACAAVLDAAPAASMQAATYGGPSAASALTAAPAAEPAADAEGALPNLGPVPNDKPAMQ from the coding sequence ATGGCTTTCGGCTTCGCTCAGGCTTTCAAGACATTCGGCAGACTGGCGCTTGCCGGTGCAATCGGCGCGAGCCTCGCCGCCGGCGACGTCGGCGCGGAGCAGAAGACCCCGAGCCCGGGCAGTGCAAAGGGGCGGTTCGGCGCCGTCGGCCTGCCGACACAGGGACCGGCGCAGCCGATCGGCTTTTACGCAAAGGGCTGCATGACGGGTGCCGTGGCGCTGCCGGCCGACGGGCCGACCTGGCAGGCGATGCGGCTTTCGCGCAATCGCCGCTGGGGCAATCCGGCGATGATCACGTTGCTCGAACGTCTTTCGCAGGACGGGGCCCAATATGCCGGCTGGCCTGGCATTCTCGTCGGCGACATCGCGCAGCCGCGCGGCGGGCCGATGTTCAACGGCCATGCCTCGCACCAGATCGGCCTCGACGCCGACGTCTGGTTTACGCCGATGCCCGCGCGTCGCATGACGGCCGAGGAGCGCGAGGACCTGCCTTTCACGACCATGCTGCAGAAGGATAAATTCCTGACTGTCGATCCCAAGGTTTGGACGCAGTCGCGGGCGCGGCTGTTGATGCTGGCGGCAAGCTATCCCGAGGTGGAGCGCATCTTCGTCAACCCGGCGATCAAGAAGAAGATGTGCGACACTTGGACGGGCGACCGCACCAATCTCGGCAAGCTTCGGCCGGAATACGGCCACGACTCGCATTTCCATATCCGCATCAAATGCCCGCCGGGTGCCGCGGGATGCACGCCGCAGGCGCCCGTCGCCGCCGGCGACGGCTGCGACAAGTCGCTCGCCTGGTGGTTCACACCGGCGCCCTGGGCGCCGCCGAAACCGCCCAAACCCGGTGCCAAGCCGCCGAAGCCGCCGCGCGAGATGATGGTCTCCGACCTGCCGAAGGCCTGCGCCGCCGTGCTCGACGCCGCTCCCGCCGCCTCGATGCAGGCCGCCACCTATGGCGGGCCTTCCGCCGCAAGCGCCCTCACCGCCGCTCCCGCCGCAGAACCGGCCGCCGATGCCGAAGGCGCTCTGCCCAATCTCGGCCCGGTTCCGAACGACAAACCGGCGATGCAGTGA
- a CDS encoding extracellular solute-binding protein yields MPVLWSKIGLFLSLAGALAPLTALAEEQPFQIGSSVISEMKYKPGFAHFDYVNPDAPKGGDLRLSASGAFDTFNPLLAKGQVAVGLARVYDTLMKSADDELLVSYGLLAEGLSFPADVSSATFRLRKEAKWADGQPVTPEDVIFSLDKTKELNPVNANYYRHVVKAEKTGDRDVTFTFDEKNDRELPNILGQLVVVPKHWWEGQGPDGKPRDISKTTLEPVMGSGPYKIASFSPGATIRYELRDDYWGKDLNVNIGQNNFRNVIYTYFGDRDVEFEAFRAGNSDYLQETTASRWATGYDFPAVKEGRLKKEEVANPLRATGIMQALVPNMRRDLFKDERVREALNYGLDFEELNRTVAFNSYKRIDSYFWNTELASSGLPQGRELEILQGMKDKVPPEVFTTPYTNPVGGDPQKSRDNLRKAIALLKEAGWDLKGNRMVNTKTGQPMSFEILLSSPILERWAVPYANNLKKIGIDARVRTVDASQAVNRERSFDYDMIWNVWAQTMNPGNEQADYWGSGSVDQQGSRNYAGIANPAVDELIRMIIFAPNRDEQVAAIKAMDRVLLANHYVIPLFYRDTYNIAYWNTITHPAEFPAYGLGFPDAWWSAAAK; encoded by the coding sequence ATGCCGGTTCTATGGTCGAAAATTGGTCTGTTTCTGTCGCTTGCGGGTGCTTTGGCGCCGCTGACGGCGCTGGCTGAGGAGCAGCCGTTTCAGATCGGAAGCTCGGTCATCAGCGAGATGAAGTACAAGCCGGGTTTCGCTCATTTCGACTATGTCAATCCCGATGCTCCAAAGGGCGGTGATCTGCGCCTCTCCGCCAGCGGCGCCTTCGATACCTTCAACCCGCTGCTTGCCAAAGGCCAGGTAGCGGTCGGCCTGGCGCGCGTATACGACACTTTGATGAAGTCGGCCGATGACGAGCTGCTTGTCTCCTACGGCCTGCTTGCCGAGGGGTTGTCCTTTCCCGCTGACGTCTCGAGCGCGACCTTTCGCCTGCGCAAGGAAGCGAAATGGGCGGATGGTCAGCCGGTAACGCCCGAGGACGTCATCTTCAGCCTTGATAAGACCAAGGAACTCAATCCCGTCAACGCGAACTATTATCGCCACGTGGTAAAGGCCGAAAAGACCGGCGACCGCGATGTTACCTTCACCTTCGACGAGAAGAACGATCGGGAGCTCCCGAATATTCTCGGCCAGTTGGTGGTCGTGCCGAAACATTGGTGGGAAGGGCAGGGACCGGACGGCAAGCCGCGCGACATCTCAAAGACGACGCTTGAGCCTGTCATGGGTTCTGGACCTTATAAAATCGCATCCTTTTCGCCCGGTGCGACGATCCGTTATGAACTGCGCGATGACTATTGGGGCAAAGACCTCAATGTGAATATCGGCCAGAACAATTTCCGCAACGTCATCTATACCTATTTCGGCGATCGGGATGTCGAATTCGAAGCATTTCGCGCCGGCAATAGCGACTATTTGCAGGAGACAACAGCTTCCCGCTGGGCGACGGGATATGATTTCCCTGCGGTGAAGGAAGGACGCCTCAAGAAGGAAGAAGTTGCAAATCCGTTGCGCGCCACCGGTATCATGCAGGCCCTCGTGCCCAATATGCGGCGCGACCTTTTTAAGGACGAGCGGGTCCGCGAGGCACTGAACTACGGTTTGGACTTCGAGGAATTGAATCGCACGGTTGCCTTCAACAGCTACAAGCGCATCGACAGCTACTTCTGGAATACCGAGCTCGCTTCATCCGGCCTGCCGCAGGGGCGTGAACTGGAAATACTGCAGGGCATGAAGGACAAGGTTCCGCCCGAGGTCTTCACGACGCCCTATACCAATCCTGTCGGCGGCGACCCGCAGAAAAGCCGCGACAACCTCCGCAAGGCGATTGCCCTGCTGAAGGAAGCCGGTTGGGATCTCAAGGGCAATCGCATGGTCAATACCAAGACCGGCCAGCCGATGAGTTTCGAGATCCTGCTGTCGAGCCCCATACTGGAGCGCTGGGCGGTGCCCTATGCCAACAATCTAAAGAAAATCGGCATAGATGCGCGGGTGCGCACGGTCGACGCATCGCAAGCTGTCAATCGCGAACGCAGCTTCGACTACGACATGATATGGAATGTCTGGGCGCAGACGATGAACCCTGGCAACGAACAGGCCGATTATTGGGGATCCGGCTCGGTTGATCAGCAGGGCTCTCGCAACTATGCGGGCATCGCCAATCCGGCGGTGGATGAGCTCATCCGCATGATCATCTTCGCGCCTAACCGCGATGAACAGGTTGCGGCGATCAAGGCGATGGACCGGGTATTGCTCGCAAACCATTACGTCATTCCGCTGTTCTACCGCGATACTTACAACATTGCCTATTGGAACACGATCACGCATCCGGCGGAGTTTCCGGCCTACGGCCTGGGCTTCCCCGACGCCTGGTGGTCCGCCGCGGCAAAATGA
- a CDS encoding microcin C ABC transporter permease YejB yields the protein MGAYVIRRLLLMIPTIVGIMAISFIVIQFAPGGPVEQVIAQLTGQADSADQRLSGGGDLLGGGGSDEGSKYRGAQGLDPELIAKLEKQFGFDKPPLTRFGEMMWNYIRFDFGESFFRNTTVLDLIKEKLPVSISLGIWILIFSYAISIPLGIRKAVKDGSTFDVWTSGVIVIGYAVPSFLFGILLIVLFAGGSFYDWFPLRGLVSDNFDQLAWWQKPLDYFWHLTLPLISLSLAAFATTTLLTKNSFIEEIKKQYVVTARAKGLNERQVLYGHVFRNAMLIIIAGFPGAFISAFFTGSLLIENIFSLDGLGRLGYLSVVNRDYPIVFATLYIFSLLGLFVSLISDLIYTWIDPRIDFERRDV from the coding sequence ATGGGCGCCTATGTCATTCGCCGCCTGCTTCTGATGATACCGACCATCGTTGGCATCATGGCGATTTCCTTCATCGTCATTCAATTTGCGCCCGGTGGCCCTGTCGAGCAGGTGATCGCCCAATTGACCGGCCAGGCCGATAGCGCCGACCAGCGCCTGTCCGGCGGCGGCGATCTCTTGGGAGGTGGCGGCAGCGACGAAGGCTCCAAATATCGTGGTGCCCAGGGGCTCGATCCGGAATTGATCGCCAAGCTTGAAAAGCAGTTCGGCTTCGACAAGCCGCCGCTGACGCGGTTCGGTGAGATGATGTGGAATTACATCCGCTTCGATTTCGGCGAGAGCTTCTTCCGCAACACCACGGTGCTCGATCTCATCAAGGAAAAGCTGCCGGTGTCGATCTCGCTCGGCATCTGGATCCTGATCTTCTCTTACGCCATTTCCATTCCGCTCGGCATCCGCAAGGCGGTCAAGGATGGATCGACCTTCGACGTCTGGACGTCGGGCGTCATCGTCATCGGCTACGCCGTGCCGAGCTTCCTCTTCGGCATCCTGCTGATCGTGCTTTTCGCCGGCGGCTCCTTCTACGACTGGTTCCCGTTGCGCGGCCTCGTCTCCGACAATTTCGACCAGCTCGCCTGGTGGCAGAAGCCGCTCGATTACTTCTGGCACCTCACCCTGCCCCTGATCTCCCTTTCCCTTGCCGCCTTCGCGACGACGACGCTTTTGACCAAGAACTCCTTCATCGAGGAGATCAAGAAGCAATATGTCGTCACAGCTCGGGCCAAGGGCCTGAATGAGCGCCAGGTGCTCTACGGCCATGTCTTCCGCAATGCCATGCTGATCATCATCGCCGGTTTTCCCGGCGCCTTCATCTCCGCTTTCTTCACCGGCTCGCTGCTGATCGAGAACATCTTCTCGCTCGATGGCCTCGGCCGCCTCGGCTATCTCTCGGTCGTCAACCGGGATTATCCGATCGTTTTCGCGACACTCTACATCTTCTCGCTGCTTGGTCTCTTCGTCAGCCTGATTTCCGACCTGATCTACACCTGGATCGATCCGCGCATCGATTTCGAGCGGAGGGATGTCTGA